The Arachis hypogaea cultivar Tifrunner chromosome 14, arahy.Tifrunner.gnm2.J5K5, whole genome shotgun sequence genome has a segment encoding these proteins:
- the LOC112744403 gene encoding leucine carboxyl methyltransferase 1 homolog has product MANPVSDSHSNTVAVQATNDDASASKLSCVKKGYMKDDYIHLFVRRPVRRSPIINRGYFARWAAFRKLLYQFLDVEKKDENEPIKKQILSLGAGFDTTYFQLQDEGKAPYLYVEVDFKEVTSKKTALIETSNQLRNKVGEAAVISREKGEVLSDHYKLIPADLRDRQQLSDIVTRADMDPRLPTFIIAECVLIYLDPDSTQAVVGWASQTFSTAAFFLYEQIHPDDAFGQQMMRNLESRGCALLGIHATPTLHAKEKLFLDQGWQRSVAWDMLRIYNDFIDAQERRRIERLELFDEFEEWYMMQEHYCVAIAINDAMGLFRDFGFINEESVPHSS; this is encoded by the exons ATGGCGAATCCAGTTTCCGATTCACACAGCAACACCGTCGCGGTTCAAGCCACCAACGACGATGCTTCCGCTAGCAAATT GTCATGTGTGAAGAAGGGATACATGAAAGATGATTACATTCATTTATTTGTTAGAAGGCCTGTGAGGAGATCACCAATTATTAACCGTG GTTACTTTGCTCGTTGGGCTGCATTTCGGAAGCTTCTCTATCAGTTTCTTGATGTTGAGAAGAAGGATGAAAATGAACCAATAAAGAAGCAGATATTGTCACTTGGAGCAGGATTTGACACAACATATTTTCAGTTGCAG GATGAGGGGAAAGCACCGTATTTGTATGTGGAAGTGGATTTTAAGGAG GTAACTAGCAAAAAGACAGCACTTATTGAGACTTCCAATCAATTGAGGAACAAAGTTGGAGAAGCAGCAGTGATATCAAGAG AGAAGGGAGAGGTGCTCAGTGATCACTACAAATTAATACCTGCTGATTTGCGAGATAGGCAACAATTAAGTGATATTGTAACGCGAGCTGATATGGATCCGCG TCTGCCGACTTTTATAATTGCAGAATGTGTTCTGATCTACTTGGATCCCGATTCAACTCAGGCAGTTGTTGGTTGGGCATCCCAAACATTTTCAACAGCTGCCTTTTTTCTTTATGAGCAG ATCCACCCAGATGATGCTTTTGGGCAGCAAATGATGAGAAACTTGGAG AGTCGAGGTTGTGCTCTCCTGGGTATTCATGCTACACCAACTTTACATGCAAAAGAAAAGTTATTTCTGGACCAAGGATGGCAG AGGTCGGTTGCCTGGGACATGTTGAGAATTTATAATGATTTTATTGATGCACAAGAAAGACGCAG GATTGAGCGGCTCGAATTGTTTGATGAATTTGAGGAATGGTACATGATGCAA GAGCACTACTGCGTGGCTATTGCAATCAATGATGCCATG GGCCTTTTCAGGGATTTTGGCTTTATAAACGAGGAGAGTGTACCCCATTCCTCATGA